The Rhizobium sp. BT03 genome has a window encoding:
- a CDS encoding DUF3696 domain-containing protein, translated as MITSLSIHGFKRFRSEKLEFRPLTILAGRNGSGKTSTIHALLLAFAASQRGDGVAELNGPFGLELGWFGSLVNTSSVENSFSVEIELDATESASWKFEEGDTELYASVRLPLQGAFSDALGFQYLGAERLGPRIVQSSAALPREKLQVGWQGQYTAQVIDKLGSTVVDRGRRFPGGEENPPLLKAQIEQWLSAIVTSVQIDTSTFPDTGVAGIVFRAPGGEFVRPTNMGFGVTYVLPIVVAALSASMGGLLIVENPEAHLHPAGQSEIGIFLARMAAAGVQILLETHSDHVLNGIRRAVGEQRILNSDDGIIHFFENADKPAQSLVFTPSGGFSNWPTGFFDQYQLDVARLNRVRRSR; from the coding sequence ATGATCACCTCTCTGTCAATTCATGGTTTCAAAAGATTCAGGTCCGAGAAACTTGAATTTCGTCCACTGACAATTCTTGCAGGCCGTAACGGTTCAGGAAAAACCTCTACAATCCACGCCCTCCTCCTTGCCTTCGCGGCAAGCCAACGTGGCGATGGTGTAGCCGAACTGAATGGTCCATTCGGACTTGAGCTTGGGTGGTTTGGCAGTCTTGTCAATACAAGCTCAGTAGAAAATTCATTCTCTGTTGAGATTGAACTGGACGCAACGGAAAGCGCTTCATGGAAATTCGAGGAAGGGGACACTGAACTCTACGCCTCCGTAAGGCTGCCCCTTCAGGGAGCATTTTCTGACGCGCTGGGTTTTCAGTATCTGGGTGCTGAACGACTCGGTCCTCGAATCGTTCAATCGTCGGCAGCCCTTCCCCGTGAGAAGCTCCAAGTTGGTTGGCAGGGGCAGTATACGGCGCAAGTCATCGACAAATTGGGCAGCACAGTTGTAGATAGGGGTCGGCGGTTTCCGGGCGGTGAAGAAAATCCGCCCCTACTAAAGGCACAAATAGAGCAATGGCTATCGGCCATTGTGACGTCCGTTCAAATCGACACCTCGACGTTCCCGGATACTGGAGTTGCGGGAATCGTGTTCCGGGCGCCAGGAGGCGAGTTTGTAAGGCCTACAAACATGGGCTTTGGGGTAACCTACGTTCTCCCAATTGTTGTAGCCGCGTTGAGTGCCTCTATGGGCGGGCTGTTGATTGTCGAGAATCCTGAAGCACATCTCCATCCTGCGGGTCAGTCGGAGATCGGTATTTTCCTTGCGAGAATGGCGGCGGCTGGAGTCCAAATCTTGCTAGAAACCCATTCGGATCACGTCTTAAATGGTATTCGACGCGCTGTGGGTGAGCAACGAATCCTAAACTCCGATGACGGCATCATTCATTTCTTTGAGAATGCAGACAAACCGGCCCAATCACTTGTTTTCACTCCTTCGGGTGGTTTCTCGAATTGGCCCACGGGATTTTTTGATCAATATCAACTCGACGTAGCTCGCCTGAACCGGGTCCGAAGATCTCGATGA
- a CDS encoding DUF262 domain-containing protein produces the protein MSGAHPENANDLFAPLMTQIEVAVEPEETETEGVKPWDPKQIRITTKNFTIREIYSQIEHDELDLAPDFQRSFVWKDRQQIRLIESVLLGIPLPAFYFNQDSQGAHQVIDGVQRLTTVKLFMSNALSLHNTHLEYLKDLEGQTYDTLDAPVRRRFASTQIVAHVIEPQTPDEVKYDIFNRVNTGGSPLTAQEIRHCMSKTESRDFLKSLVERGSFDRATSFAFWTKDPNGTPVRDNQRMADREMALRFCAFRTVPIAEYEKAASLDGFLLDFTRQIDTTRSDLLSPLNLIWLEAAFERSMQNCAAILEEAAFRRWPPNAARRGPINRAIFEAQALALADYDVESLLPHKQKIVGAFRDLFDDPNYDSAVRAGTGDVRKVERRLNMTRKCVEAIVQ, from the coding sequence ATGAGCGGAGCGCATCCCGAAAACGCAAATGATTTGTTCGCCCCGTTGATGACCCAAATTGAGGTCGCCGTTGAACCGGAAGAAACGGAGACCGAAGGCGTAAAGCCTTGGGATCCAAAGCAGATACGGATCACCACAAAAAACTTCACGATTCGAGAAATCTATAGTCAGATCGAACATGACGAACTCGACTTGGCGCCGGATTTTCAGCGTAGCTTTGTCTGGAAGGATCGCCAGCAGATCAGACTAATTGAATCTGTTCTGCTCGGAATTCCACTGCCCGCCTTCTATTTCAACCAAGACAGCCAAGGCGCCCACCAGGTCATTGATGGCGTACAACGATTAACGACTGTGAAGCTCTTTATGTCTAATGCTTTATCGCTTCACAATACACATCTTGAGTATCTGAAAGATCTTGAAGGACAGACCTACGATACCTTGGACGCACCCGTTCGGCGGCGGTTTGCCAGCACGCAGATTGTTGCTCACGTGATTGAACCTCAAACCCCAGACGAGGTAAAATACGATATCTTTAACAGGGTAAATACCGGGGGAAGTCCGCTGACCGCCCAGGAGATTCGCCATTGCATGAGCAAGACCGAATCTCGGGATTTCTTGAAGTCGCTGGTTGAGCGAGGCAGCTTTGATAGAGCGACCAGCTTTGCGTTCTGGACGAAAGACCCAAACGGAACACCTGTTCGAGACAATCAGAGAATGGCCGACCGTGAGATGGCGCTCAGGTTTTGCGCATTTCGAACAGTGCCAATTGCAGAATACGAAAAGGCCGCGAGTCTTGATGGTTTTTTGCTCGACTTTACTCGGCAAATAGACACTACCAGAAGCGACCTTCTGTCACCACTGAACCTTATCTGGCTGGAAGCTGCGTTCGAGAGATCGATGCAGAATTGTGCGGCCATTCTTGAAGAAGCAGCGTTTCGTCGATGGCCACCTAACGCGGCACGACGCGGCCCGATAAACCGGGCAATCTTTGAGGCTCAAGCACTTGCCTTGGCCGATTACGATGTTGAGAGCCTGCTCCCTCATAAGCAAAAAATCGTTGGTGCTTTTCGAGACCTATTCGACGACCCCAATTATGACAGTGCCGTTCGAGCTGGCACGGGTGATGTTAGAAAGGTAGAGCGCCGTTTGAACATGACTCGGAAGTGTGTCGAGGCAATCGTGCAATGA
- a CDS encoding site-specific integrase has translation MSVRKREWTTPKGIQKSAWVVDYTDSAGKRRLKTFKKKKAADSFAATASVEIREGVHVAESASVTVEEAGKLWIVSAKAAGLERATIEDYERHLRLHINPFIGKTKLPSLSIAKVRAFEDDLREASRSPAMIKKVLVSLGTLITDAQELGLVARNVARDMKRRRGSGDKKQEKRQKGKLKVGVDIPTRQDVKAILAVLVGRWRPMIMMAIFCGLRASELRGLRWPDVDLDKREIHVRQRADRFNDIGRPKSESSERTVPAPPMVINALKEWKLACPKRNTGKKDAVGEPILVLDLVFPNGTGRVEQLNNILRRGLHPAWVAAGIAVDSGRVDKKGKAILAPKYTGMHALRHFYASWCINRKEDGGLGLTPKMVQERMGHSTIAMTMDTYGHLFPKDNDADELAAAEKAFMA, from the coding sequence ATGAGCGTCCGCAAACGCGAGTGGACAACGCCGAAAGGCATTCAAAAGTCGGCCTGGGTAGTGGACTATACAGACTCCGCCGGCAAACGCAGGCTGAAAACATTTAAAAAAAAGAAAGCTGCCGATTCTTTTGCAGCAACGGCGTCAGTCGAAATCCGGGAGGGGGTGCATGTAGCCGAGAGCGCCAGCGTCACCGTCGAGGAGGCTGGGAAGCTCTGGATAGTCAGCGCCAAGGCGGCGGGGCTCGAGCGCGCGACCATCGAAGACTACGAGCGCCACCTCAGGCTGCACATCAATCCTTTCATCGGCAAGACGAAACTGCCCAGCCTCTCGATCGCCAAGGTGCGCGCATTCGAGGATGACCTGAGGGAGGCAAGCCGATCGCCAGCAATGATTAAGAAGGTTCTGGTGAGCCTCGGCACACTCATTACTGACGCTCAGGAACTTGGTCTTGTTGCGAGAAACGTGGCGCGGGACATGAAGCGGCGGCGAGGTTCGGGCGACAAGAAGCAGGAGAAGCGTCAGAAGGGCAAACTGAAGGTCGGAGTGGATATTCCCACCCGCCAGGACGTCAAGGCGATCCTAGCCGTTCTGGTGGGCCGTTGGCGCCCAATGATCATGATGGCGATCTTCTGCGGTCTGCGTGCATCGGAGTTGCGAGGGCTGAGGTGGCCGGATGTCGACCTCGACAAACGCGAGATCCACGTCCGCCAGCGTGCCGATCGGTTCAATGACATCGGCCGGCCGAAGTCGGAATCCAGCGAGCGGACGGTTCCAGCGCCACCTATGGTCATCAACGCCCTGAAAGAATGGAAGCTCGCCTGCCCGAAGCGAAATACCGGCAAGAAGGACGCAGTCGGCGAACCGATCCTGGTGCTCGATCTCGTATTCCCGAATGGCACCGGCAGAGTCGAACAGCTGAACAACATCCTGCGGCGCGGTCTGCACCCGGCCTGGGTTGCCGCCGGCATCGCCGTGGACAGTGGCAGAGTCGACAAGAAGGGCAAGGCGATCCTCGCGCCCAAATATACGGGCATGCACGCCTTACGACATTTCTATGCCTCCTGGTGCATCAACCGAAAAGAAGACGGCGGCCTTGGCCTGACGCCGAAGATGGTTCAGGAGCGCATGGGCCACTCAACCATTGCGATGACGATGGATACCTACGGACATCTGTTTCCGAAAGACAATGACGCCGACGAATTGGCGGCCGCGGAGAAGGCATTCATGGCGTGA
- a CDS encoding Arc family DNA-binding protein translates to MAENDEVRITLRLTEGLRDELKEASDASGRSMNAEILHRLDRSLQWEEDGQKEANALIESLQAKLDEAIGVNEYLEALKADLIERLDRADEARQDHAPSQEEPIFNMVLDAKGHPISWPEIAAHIHRTAKAAGVETVSFRVAVFDADRQSGGDRDREYARLVRWYQEQTRKHKAQTREE, encoded by the coding sequence ATGGCTGAAAACGACGAAGTAAGAATCACACTTCGGCTCACCGAAGGACTGCGAGACGAATTAAAGGAAGCCAGCGACGCTTCTGGTCGCTCTATGAATGCAGAGATCCTTCACCGCCTCGATAGATCTCTGCAATGGGAGGAAGACGGACAAAAAGAAGCCAATGCTCTGATTGAATCGCTTCAGGCAAAACTGGACGAAGCTATCGGCGTGAATGAATATCTCGAAGCTCTAAAAGCTGATCTGATCGAACGACTAGATAGGGCGGACGAAGCCCGCCAGGATCACGCTCCATCTCAAGAAGAACCAATATTCAACATGGTTTTAGACGCCAAAGGGCATCCAATCTCGTGGCCAGAGATTGCCGCGCATATCCACCGTACCGCGAAGGCCGCCGGTGTTGAGACCGTAAGCTTCCGAGTCGCTGTATTCGACGCCGACAGGCAAAGCGGTGGCGATAGGGATCGGGAGTACGCGCGGCTTGTACGCTGGTATCAGGAGCAGACAAGGAAACACAAAGCTCAAACTCGTGAGGAATAG
- a CDS encoding DNA-binding protein, with protein MTTEKEPKLDLIWEVSEIAKLIGRTERQTFHLLSGGQLPAKKVGGRWVAERGKLIAFFMDSAA; from the coding sequence ATGACAACAGAGAAAGAGCCTAAGCTCGATTTGATCTGGGAGGTGTCGGAGATCGCGAAACTCATCGGCCGCACTGAACGACAAACATTCCACCTTCTCAGCGGCGGCCAGCTGCCGGCCAAAAAGGTCGGCGGTCGCTGGGTGGCAGAGCGTGGCAAGCTCATCGCCTTCTTCATGGACTCAGCAGCATGA
- a CDS encoding YHYH domain-containing protein, with amino-acid sequence MSAISSFAHSGGTDGSGCHTNHKTGGYHCH; translated from the coding sequence ATGTCTGCAATCAGCTCTTTTGCCCATAGCGGCGGAACCGATGGCAGCGGCTGCCATACTAATCACAAGACAGGCGGCTATCACTGCCATTGA
- a CDS encoding terminase small subunit protein: MTGRPTKFTHSLADIICERIADGESLRSICRDDAMPAKSTVLAWLADDDKTAFRTKYAQAREIQADGFVDEMVEIADDGTNDWMEKKNADGETTGWQENGEALRRSQLRISTRQWIAEKLKPKKYGAKVELEHGVTGEVSQLLEAINGKTRGLPSGG; encoded by the coding sequence ATGACAGGCAGACCCACCAAGTTCACGCATTCCCTTGCCGACATCATCTGCGAGCGCATTGCTGACGGCGAAAGCCTCCGATCGATCTGCAGGGATGATGCCATGCCGGCAAAGTCGACGGTGTTGGCCTGGCTGGCTGATGACGACAAGACCGCTTTTCGGACCAAGTATGCGCAGGCGCGCGAGATCCAGGCCGACGGCTTCGTCGACGAGATGGTCGAGATTGCCGACGACGGCACGAACGACTGGATGGAAAAGAAGAACGCCGACGGCGAAACGACCGGCTGGCAGGAGAACGGGGAGGCGCTTCGACGCTCGCAGCTCCGCATCTCGACGCGGCAGTGGATTGCCGAGAAGCTGAAGCCCAAGAAATACGGCGCCAAGGTCGAGCTGGAACACGGCGTGACCGGCGAGGTGTCGCAGCTGCTGGAAGCTATCAATGGCAAAACCCGCGGACTTCCAAGCGGCGGTTGA
- a CDS encoding terminase — translation MAKPADFQAAVDQFSDWRWRLNNLYWITDKEGKRVRFEMNWAQMTFFEQMHYLNVLLKARQLGLTTFIQIFMLDACVFNRDIRAGTIAHTLGDAQTIFRDKVKYPYDNLPEGIREAVPIVRDNQTELLLANNSSIRVGTSLRSGTLQYLHISEYGKLCAKYPEKAREVRTGALNTVQAGQLVFIESTAEGQEGHFYNLCEDAQVKHRQASALTPLDFKFHFFPWWKEPQYSIAPEGVIISEAFAKYFRTLADQGIELTDGQKAWYVKKAETQLGDMKREYPSSPAEAFEASVEGAYYSDQMAVADAEDRIGIYPHVAGYPVHTISDIGMDDTNSVWLFQVLPSRVRMIGYFEHTGTGMDGMLDELERRGGEHGYVYGVHNMPHDIRVREWTRGGLTRIEVMLAEVKARNLGTVRKIERAYVHDRINGTRRILAKIEFDQAGCTQGIKCLRNYRKEWDEDLSVFRDVPLHNWASHGADAFGGLAIIFTGLAAEPLKPEPKPLRTFQTMTFNDFVNSTPTQSEHV, via the coding sequence ATGGCAAAACCCGCGGACTTCCAAGCGGCGGTTGATCAGTTCTCGGACTGGCGCTGGCGGCTCAACAACCTCTACTGGATCACGGACAAGGAAGGCAAACGCGTCCGGTTCGAGATGAACTGGGCTCAGATGACGTTCTTCGAGCAGATGCACTATCTGAACGTGCTGCTGAAGGCGCGCCAGCTGGGGCTGACGACGTTCATTCAGATATTCATGCTCGATGCCTGCGTCTTCAACCGGGATATTCGCGCCGGCACCATCGCTCACACGCTCGGCGACGCGCAGACCATCTTCCGGGACAAGGTAAAATATCCTTACGACAACCTGCCAGAGGGCATCCGGGAAGCGGTGCCGATCGTCAGGGATAACCAGACTGAATTGCTCTTGGCGAACAATTCGAGCATCCGCGTCGGAACGTCTCTTCGATCGGGAACGCTGCAGTACCTGCACATCTCGGAATATGGGAAGCTCTGCGCCAAGTATCCGGAGAAGGCGAGGGAAGTTCGGACCGGTGCCCTCAATACCGTCCAGGCTGGACAGCTGGTGTTTATCGAGAGCACCGCCGAGGGGCAGGAGGGGCATTTCTACAACCTCTGCGAAGACGCTCAGGTAAAGCATCGCCAGGCATCAGCGCTGACGCCGCTCGATTTCAAGTTCCATTTCTTTCCGTGGTGGAAGGAGCCGCAGTATTCGATCGCGCCCGAGGGCGTCATCATCTCGGAAGCGTTCGCCAAGTACTTCCGCACACTGGCCGACCAAGGCATCGAGCTGACGGACGGGCAAAAGGCCTGGTACGTCAAAAAGGCTGAAACGCAGCTGGGCGACATGAAACGGGAATATCCGTCGTCGCCGGCGGAAGCGTTCGAAGCCAGCGTAGAGGGCGCATACTATTCGGATCAGATGGCGGTGGCCGATGCCGAGGATCGGATAGGCATCTATCCGCATGTGGCCGGCTACCCGGTGCACACGATATCCGACATTGGCATGGACGACACGAACAGCGTCTGGCTCTTCCAGGTGCTCCCGAGCCGGGTTCGGATGATTGGCTACTTCGAACACACTGGCACCGGCATGGACGGCATGCTCGACGAGCTGGAGCGGCGCGGCGGCGAGCACGGATATGTCTATGGCGTGCATAACATGCCGCATGACATCCGCGTCAGGGAGTGGACCCGCGGCGGTCTAACGCGCATCGAGGTGATGCTGGCGGAGGTCAAGGCGAGAAACCTGGGAACGGTGCGCAAGATCGAACGCGCCTATGTTCACGACCGCATCAACGGTACGCGGCGCATCCTGGCAAAGATCGAGTTCGACCAGGCGGGATGCACTCAAGGCATCAAGTGCCTCAGGAACTACCGGAAAGAATGGGATGAGGATCTGAGCGTTTTCCGCGATGTGCCGCTGCACAACTGGGCATCCCACGGCGCCGACGCTTTTGGAGGCCTGGCGATCATCTTCACCGGATTGGCGGCCGAACCGCTCAAGCCTGAACCAAAGCCGCTGCGGACATTCCAGACCATGACGTTCAACGATTTCGTCAACTCGACACCGACCCAAAGCGAGCACGTTTGA
- a CDS encoding phage major capsid protein produces the protein MPVSPNLSEIVTTTLRNRSGTVADDVTKNNGLLSRLNSRGRKKPISGGRTIVQELQYAENSTFRRYSGYDILNVQPSDVITAAEYDLKQAAVAVSMSGLEQLQNSGEDAVLDLLEQRIENAETTLKNNIALDCYSDGTADGGRQIGGLQLLISTSPTSGTVGGISRATWGFWRNQKFSATADGGAAATSANIQSYMNRLYMSCVRGSDAPDLVVADNNFFRLYWESLQAIQRITSADKGMAGFQSLQYMGADVIFDGGFGGGAPLNQMFFLNTKYLFYRPHRDRDMAPIGDERMNTNQDAFVQLMGFAGNLTMNNAFLQGVLFA, from the coding sequence ATGCCCGTTTCCCCCAACCTTTCTGAAATCGTGACCACGACGCTGCGCAACCGCAGCGGCACGGTCGCCGACGACGTGACGAAGAACAACGGTCTTCTCTCTCGTCTGAACAGCCGCGGCCGCAAGAAGCCAATCTCCGGCGGCCGCACCATCGTTCAGGAGCTGCAATATGCCGAAAATTCGACCTTTCGCAGATATTCCGGATACGACATTTTGAATGTGCAGCCGTCCGATGTGATTACCGCTGCCGAATACGACCTCAAGCAGGCCGCGGTCGCCGTCTCCATGTCCGGCCTCGAACAGCTGCAGAACTCCGGCGAGGATGCGGTCCTCGATCTGCTTGAGCAGCGCATCGAAAACGCCGAAACGACCCTGAAGAACAACATCGCGCTCGACTGCTATTCCGATGGCACGGCCGATGGCGGGCGTCAGATCGGCGGATTGCAGCTCTTGATCTCGACCTCTCCGACCTCAGGCACTGTTGGCGGCATCTCGCGCGCCACCTGGGGCTTCTGGCGTAATCAGAAGTTTTCGGCGACAGCCGATGGCGGTGCGGCCGCCACGAGTGCCAACATCCAGAGCTACATGAACCGGCTCTATATGTCGTGCGTTCGCGGCTCCGACGCGCCGGATCTCGTAGTAGCCGATAACAACTTCTTCCGCCTCTACTGGGAATCGCTGCAGGCGATCCAGCGCATAACCTCGGCGGATAAGGGCATGGCCGGCTTCCAGTCGCTCCAGTACATGGGCGCCGACGTGATCTTCGATGGCGGCTTCGGCGGCGGTGCGCCGCTCAACCAGATGTTCTTCCTGAACACCAAGTACCTGTTCTATCGCCCGCACCGTGACCGCGACATGGCTCCGATCGGCGACGAGCGCATGAACACCAACCAGGATGCCTTCGTCCAGCTCATGGGCTTCGCCGGCAACCTCACCATGAACAACGCCTTCCTGCAGGGCGTGCTGTTCGCCTGA